From a single Fulvivirga ulvae genomic region:
- a CDS encoding nucleotidyltransferase family protein gives MSKIGVIILAAGSSSRLGRPKQLLRFNGESLLQKSVKAALDVSDITLTVLGAHYQEIGEEIKYLKTKSLFNLDWNKGMGNSIKFGLHEIHKEHPDLNAVIIMVCDQPFVSGELLKTMIDAYHRGNALVASSYGSTVGVPALFDRQYFKQILKIDDKKGAKAILNHGDTFLIPFPQGSQDIDTPKDWENFKAM, from the coding sequence GTGAGTAAAATTGGAGTTATTATTCTTGCAGCAGGTTCATCCTCCAGGCTGGGCCGCCCAAAGCAGCTTTTGAGGTTCAATGGTGAATCTTTGCTTCAAAAAAGTGTGAAGGCGGCACTGGATGTTTCTGATATTACACTTACCGTGCTTGGAGCCCACTACCAGGAAATAGGTGAAGAGATCAAATATCTCAAGACCAAAAGCCTCTTTAACCTCGACTGGAACAAAGGTATGGGCAATTCGATCAAATTTGGCCTGCATGAAATTCATAAAGAGCATCCCGATCTGAACGCCGTTATTATCATGGTCTGCGACCAGCCCTTTGTATCAGGAGAGCTTTTGAAAACAATGATAGATGCCTACCACAGAGGAAACGCCCTGGTGGCTTCATCCTATGGAAGCACGGTGGGTGTGCCGGCTTTGTTTGACAGGCAATACTTTAAGCAAATATTGAAAATCGATGACAAAAAGGGGGCAAAAGCAATTCTCAATCATGGAGATACATTTTTGATCCCCTTCCCACAAGGTAGTCAGGATATCGACACGCCGAAAGACTGGGAGAATTTTAAAGCCATGTGA